From the genome of Holophagales bacterium:
GTCCTCTGGGTCGCCGCCCCCGGCCGTCTGGTCGTTCGCCGACATCGCCAACGGACTGATGGCAATCCCGAACCTCGTTTCGCTCCTCGTCCTGAACGGCCTGATCGCCTCGGAGACGAGGAAGTACCTGACTCCCGGGAACCTCAACAACACCGCGCCCGAGGAGTGAGCCGAGTGGCCCGGACGGGGTCGCCGACCGCCGCCGTCAGTGAACGGGAGCTTCTCGTGCCGGAAGGGCCTCCCCTGCGGCCCGTAGGACGCCGACACCTGGCCGTGCCCCCTGAGGAGCCACCTGTACGTGACGAGCCCCTCGAGGCCGACCGGACCCCGCGCGTGGAGCTTGCCGGTCGCGATCCCGACCTCGGCGCCGAGGCCGTAGCGGGTGCCGTCGGCAAAGCGGGTCGACGCGTTGTGGTAGACGCCCGCGGCGTCCACCTCGGCGAGGAACCGCTCCGCCGCGAGACGGTCGCCGGTGACGATGGCCTCGGTGTGCGACGAGCCGTAGCGGTTCACCCAGGCGATCGCCTCGTCGAGGCTCTCGACGACCTTCACCGAGACGACCGGCGCGCCGTACTCCGTCCGCCAGTCCTCCTCCGTCGCCGGGGTGACCGGTAGCCCGTGCGCCGCGGCGCAGGTCTCCTCGCAGCCGCGCACCTCGACCCCCTTCTCGAGGAGAGTTCCGAGGAGCGGCAGCATCACGTCGGCCACGGTCGCGCGGTGGACGAGGACGGTCTCCACGGCGTTGCAGGCCGCCGGGTAGGTCAGCTTGGCGTCGAGGACGATGGCGAGCGCCATCTCCAGGTCCGCCGCCGCGTCGACGTAGACGTGGCACACCCCGTCGGCGTGGCCGAGGACGGGGATCCGCGTCCGCGCCTGGATCGACCGGACCAGCGCGTTCGAGCCGCGCGGGATGACGAGGTCGACGAGGTCGTCCAGAGCGAGGAGGGCGTCGACCGACTCGCGGTCGGGAATGGACTGGACGGCGTCCTCGGGTATCCCGGCCCTGGTGAGGCCCGCCCGGATCGCGTCGACGAGCGCCGCCGTGCTCCGCGCCGCCTCGCGGCCTCCCTTAAGGATCACGGCGTTCCCCGACTTGATGGCCAGCGCCGAGATCTGCGTCACGGCATCGGGACGCGCCTCGAAAACGACTGCCAGGACCCCGAGCGGGCAGGAGACCTTCTCCAGGACGAGGCCGTCGTCGAGGAGCGTCCGCGAGAGGACGCGGCCTGCCGGGTCCTCGAGCCGCGCCACCGCACGGACGCCGTCGGCCATCCCGGCGAGCTTCGCTGCGTCGAGCCGGAGCCGCGACAGGAGCGCTTCCGTCATCTCGCCGCAGGCTGCTAGCGCTTCGGCCTCGGCGACGTCGGCTGCATTCGCCTCCAGGATCGCGACGGCGTCGGCTTCGAGGCGTGCGGCGATCTCGTCGAGCGCGGCGTTCTTCGAACGCGGCGCGAGCGTGGCGAGCCTGCGGGAAGCGGCCTTCGCGCTCTCCGCGGCTTTGCGGACGTCCGTGCTCATTGCGCCTCCTCCTCCCCTGCCGCCTCTCTCACGACGACGTTGTTGCGCGTCACGAGGGCGTCGTAGCCCCTGGGGACTCCCTCCCGCGCCTCGCCCGAGCGCCGGCCGACGAGCCTGGAAGCGTCGTCGCGGCCGTAGTTCACCTGTCCGCGAGCGAACTCCGCCCCGTCGCTCCCGAGGATCCTCACGACGTCCCCTTCTCGAATTCCCCTTCCAGCGCTGTGACGCCGGCGGGGAGGAGCGACGCCTTGCCGGTGACCAGCGCCGCGCGGGCGCCGTCGTTGACGTGGATCGCTCCGGCCGGGAGGGCCGCCCAGGCGATCCAGCGCCTCTTGCCGGTCAGGGTGCTCTTCGGAAGGAAGAGCGTCCCGGCATCCCCTCCGGCGAGGATCTCCTCGAGCACGCCGGGCCTGCGGCCGCTCGCGACGACCGCGAGGGCGCCGGAGGCGGTGGCGATGGCAGCCGCTTCGAGCTTGGTGGCCATCCCGCCCCGTCCCCGGGCGCCGGCCCCTTCGGCGAGCGCGCGGACCCGGGGGCTCACCTCCGCGACGACGGGGATGCGCCGCGCCAGGCGATTCCGGGCGGGGTTGGCGGTGTGGAGGCCGTCGACGTCGGAGAGGATGACGAGGAGGTCCGCCCCGACCTTGCTCGCCACGAGGGCCGAGAGCTTGTCGTTGTCGCCGAAGACGTGCCCGGCCGGCGCCTCCAGCTCCGCCGTCCCCACGGTGTCGTTCTCGTTCAGGACCGGGACGACGCCCAGGGAGATGAGCTCCTCGAGAGTCGCCCTCAGGGCGAGATAGCGGCCGCGGCTCGAGAAGTCGTCCTCGGTCAGGAGGACCTGCGCCGCGGTGACGCCGACCTTCTCGAACGCGTCGGACCAGATCGACATGAGCCGCCCCTGCCCGATCGCCGCGCAGGCCTGCTTGAGAGCGAGCGTCTTCGGCTTTCCCGAAAGCCCCAGCCGCTGGGCCCCGAGGCCGACCGCGCCGGAGGAGACGACGACCATCTCCCGGCCCTTCCGGCGCTCTCCGGCAACAGCCTCGATCAGGCCGTAGAGGCGCCCGAGGGCGAGGGCGCCGTCGTCGCCCATCACGACGTTCGTCCCCACCTTCACGACGACCCTTCGGGCGGCCGAGACGCGGGCGCGGGCCGCGGCGAGCCGGGCCGCGGGAAACTCGATCTCAGGATTCATGGTCGAATCCTAGCTCCCCTTCACCCGACCGGACGGAGCAGACGCGGGAAGGCTCCTGCCCTTCCTTCCGGCCTAGAATGCCTCCGGGCGCCGCGGCGCCCGAACTCACCAGGAGGAAGAGATGAAGATCCTGATCGCCGACGCCTTCGATGACTCCCTCCCCGGCCGCCTTTCGCCGTTCGGAGAGGTCACGCAGGAGGCGGCGAAGATCGCCGAAGCGGAGGTCCTTCTCGTCCGGTCGAAGACGAAGGTCACGAAGGAGTACCTCGATGCCGCTCCGAACCTGCAGCTCATCATCCGGGGCGGCGTGGGCCTCGACAACATCGACGTCGAGGCCGCCCGCTCGAAGGGCATCGAGGTCCGGAACACCCCGCGCGCCTCGTCCATCGCCGTCGCCGAGCTGACGATGGCCCTGATGATGACCGTCCCCAACCGGATCATCGAGGGGCACAACGGCATCAAGGAAGGGAAGTTCCTGAAGAAGGAGCTGAAGCGGACCGAGCTCTACGGCAAGACGCTCGGCCTCCTCGGCGCGGGCCTCATCGGCACCGAGGTCGCCCGCCGCGCCCTGGCGTTCGGGATGCGCGTCGTCGCGCACGACCACTACATCTCCAACCACGCCCTCGCCGAGATGGTGGAGGACGACCACGAGCTCTTCGCGCTCTCCGACTACATCTCGATCCACCTGCCGCTCACCCCGGAGACGAAGGGGATGATCGACAAGAACGCGATCGCGAAGATGAAGGACGGCGTCATCCTCGTGAACACCGCCCGCGGCAAGGTCGTCGTCGAGGAGGACCTCGCCGAGGCGCTGAAGAGCGGGAAGGTCCGCGCCTACGCGACCGACGTCTTCTACAGCGACCCGCCCGACCCGTCGTGCCCGCTCCTCACGGCCCCGAACGTCGTCATGACCCCGCACATCGGCGGCTCCTCGAAGGAGAACCTCCTGCGGATCGGGGACAACGTCATCGACATCCTGAAGAAGTGGAAGCGCTGACGGCGCGATTCGTTTCACGATTCCTGGTCGGGACGGCGGCCCTCCTCGGGGCCGCCGTCGCCGTTTCGGCTCCGCCCCGCCTCCTCGTCGAGGCGCCTCCCGCTCTCGCCGCGTACGCGCGGGAGGTGGAGCGGCTCGACCCGAAGGCGTTCGTCCCCGCGATGGAGCTGACGGGCTTCTGGGACCCGGGCGACGTTCGGGTCCTCGTCGCGCCGGAAGGAAGCCCCCTCGCCCGGCGCGCCCCCTCCTGGGCCGTGGCCTACGCGGACCCGTCCGCGGGGATGGTCGTCCTGATCCCGACGCGGACCCCGGTCTGGCCGGACGACGGGCTACCCGACGTCGTGCGGCACGAAGTGGCCCACGTCCTGACGTTCCGGGCCGCGGGAGGGCGGATGGTGCCCCGCTGGTTCGACGAGGGGCTCGCGATGGCCGCGGGGCGCGAGCGCGTGATCGAGGACGACGTGCGCGAGGCGCTCGCCATCCTCACCGGGCCGCGCCTCAGGTTCGCGCAGGTCGACGGGCTCTTCCACGGAGGGCGGAGTGACGCGAACAGGGCCTACGCGCTCTCCTCGGCGTTCTTCGGGGACCTCCTCGCCCGGCACGGGTCGGCCTTCCCGCAGCGGGTCCTTCGCCGGATGGCCGGGGGAGAGCCCTTCGAGGAGGCGTTCCGGAGCGCCACGGGCGTCGCGTTCCGCGACGAGACGGCGGTCTTCTGGACGTCGCGCCGGAGCCTCGAGCGCTGGCTTCCGATCCTGACGTCGACGGCCGCCGTGTGGCTCGGGATCGTCTTCCTCGCGGCCTGGGCGGTGCGGGTCGCCCGGGGACGACGCGCCGCGCGCCTCGCGGCCTGGGAGGCCGAGGAGCTCTCCGCGCTACGGGACGAACCGATCGAGCCCGGACCTCTTCGGGACGGCGACGACGGGGGGGGGGGGGGCGAGGACCCGCCTCTCGTCCACTGACGGGTCGCGGGAGGGCTTCATCGCCCGTCGAAGACCAGCCAGGCCCAGTTCGCGACGACCGCGAGAACCAGCGCGGCCCGAAGGGCGAGGCCGTCCGTGGCGCGGGCACGCCGCGCCCGGAGAGAGCCAGCGCGAGCGCCACGGCACCGCCGGCCACGAACAGCAGCGCCGCCAGGGAGAAGAGCGGGTTCCAGACGAACGCGGCGGGCAGGTCGAGCCGGGCGAGGGCGAGGGTCGCCCGTCCGCTTCCGCACCCCGGGCAGGGGACGCCCGTGAGGGCCTTTGCCAGGCAAGGCGGGAGCGCCGACGCCGCGCGCGAGACCAGGCCCGGCGCCGCGAGGGCGAGGGCGGCCGCGCACGCCGCGGCCGCCCCCCAGAGGAACCCGAGCTGGACGGCGGCCGGCCGCCGCGGGTCGCCGGCCGCCGCCTCGCCGGGCTCGGTCACGCCGTCATCGCCCCGCGAACGCCGCCGCGAGACCACCGATGACGACCGCCACGACGACGACGATACAGACGCAGCAGACGGCGAACGGGATCAGGACCCCCGCGATCGCCTTCCCCTGCGTCGTCCGGTGCATCCGGACGGCCCCCATCACCATCAGGATCAGGTTCCAGACGACGGCGACGAGGCCGCCGACGAACGGGATGACGTTCGCCAGGTTCGAGACCGAGGCGTAGGAGACGGCGCGGAACGTTCCCTCGAAGCCGGAGGTCGAGTCCTTCGTCGCGCCGACGATCAGGAAGCTGACGTGGTAGATCGCCGCGCCGACGAAGAGCCCGATGAGGACGAGGATCGGCGCGAGCCCGACCTGGATCAGGAGCGCGCCGGCGTTCGTCGCCATCGCTCCGCCGAGCTTCTCCTTCATCTCCGGAGGGAGGAACGCCGTCCACGCCTGCCCGAAGAGGCCGCTCCAGACGCTGGAGACGGCGATGCCGATCCACGAGACGAGGATCGCGAAGATGAGCGGCTCCGCGTAGTCGCCCTTCTCCTTCGTCCGCTGCCACGCGTCCGCGGGGTTCGTGATGAAGAGCTTGATCGTCTCGAGGAACGCGTTGACGAAGCCCAGCTCGGCGCGCCGCTCCCACGGGAGCCCCTCCTGCGGGACGGCGCCGTACGGCGGCGGGGGCGGAGGCGGCAGGGGCGGCGTCGGCGGTGGAGGAATGCCCGGGATGTCGCTCGACATGTCGTGCTCCTTCGAAGGACGTCAAGGGGTCAGGTCTTGATTCTCGATTCTACAGCCGGTCCGGGCGGCGCCTCCTCGGCCGTCACGCCCCGAGCCGGTGTATCTCGTCGTTCTCCACGATCCGCACGCCGGTGAGCCTGCCGCCCGCCACCGCGACCATCGCGGCGGCGACCACCTCCGCCGGAACCGGCTTCCAGCGCGCGAGCGGCCCGGCCATCGCCCACGAGACGAGGCCCGAGGCCACGATCGCCGCCCGCTCGGCGGGCCGGCTGTCCGCACGCTCCCCCACGAGCAGCGACGGACGGAAGAGGGCGACCCCGTCGAAGCCGACCGACTTCACCGCCTCTTCCGCCTCGCCCTTCGTCCGGTTGTAGAAGACTCTCGACCGCGGGTCGGCCCCGAGGGCGCTCACGAGGAGGAAGCGGGTCGCTCCGGCGCGGCGCGCCAGCCGCGCGAAGGCGGCCACGGCGTCGACGTCGACCGCGCGGAACGCGCTCTCGGAGCCCGCTCTCGCGATCGTCGTCCCGAGGGCGCAGAGCGCCGTCCGCACGGACGGCACCGCGACGGCCTCGAGGCGCCCGAAGTCCGCCACGACCTCCGTCAGGCGCCCCCCCGCGCCTCCGAGCGGCCGCCGCACCACGGCCACCACGCCCGGACCCGTTCCGTCCGCGAGCAGTCGCCTCACGAGCGCGCTCCCCACGAGCCCGCTCGCCCCCGCGACGAGGAATGGGGTCAGGTCTTGATTTTCCATTATAGCGGCTCGGCCGAGCCCATCAGAGCTTCTCTACGAACGCCGCCAGCTTCGCGTCCTGGCCGGCGAGCGTCTCGCCCCGCCGGACGAGGACGGAGGCCTGCGCGACGCCGACGCCGAGGAGCCCGGCGATCGCGGCGAGGGGCGCGCGCGACCGGGAACGCAGCGCCCAGGCGAGAAGAGCGCGATCGACGAGGTGCTTGCGCGGGGCAGCGGCCATCTGCTCGAGGGCGATCTTCCTCGAGGCCGCGAAAACCGCCGCGACCTCCTCCGGCGCCCTCGTCACCGGCTCGCGCTGGGCCCGCGGCACTTCCTTGGCCGCGGACTTCCGGTTCGCCTTCCGTCCCGCCTCGCGGGAGAACTCCTCGGACCCGAGGAAGACCTGCCCGCGCAGCTGGCTCCACGGGTCGTAGCCGGAGCCCTTCCCTTCCGCCACGAAGGCGACGTAGCGCCGGCGCGCCTCGGCGGGTCTCCGGCCGAACTGCTCGAGCGTCCACGCGGTGTCGAGCCACTCGGGACCCTCGACGAGGCCGGCCGTGGCCTTGTAGCTCGACCAGGGCCAGGACGCCGCCGTTCGGGCGAAGCCGACTTTCACCGGGTTCAGCACGACGTAGCGGGCGACTTCCAGCAGGTGCGCGTCTCTTTCGACGAGGATCGCCTTGAACCGGCCCTCGAAGAGGTGCCCCGCCCGGCCGTGCCGGCGGTTGAAGCGCTGCGTCGTGACGCCGTTCAGGTCGCGCATCCCTCGCGAGAGGGTCGGCTCGGGCGTCTCGACGAGGAGGTGGTAGTGGTTCCCCATCAGGACGTAGGCGTGGAGGCGCCAGCCGTAGAGGGAGACCGTTCGTCCGAGGACGGAGAGGAACTCCTCCCGGTCGACGTCGTCGCGGAATACGTCGCCGCGTTCGTTCCCGCGCGCGGTGACGTGCCAGATGGCGCCGGGGTGCTCGAGTCGGAGGGGACGTGCCATGCGACGATTCTACAATAGAAAATCAAGACCTGACCCCAATCGGCTCAGGAGGGGCTCGAGCTCGACGGGGACGGAGGTGAAGCGCAGGCGGGTCAATCCGGGGAGTCCGTCGGAAACGGGGACCACCTTGGCATAGAGATCGCCCGCGAGGAGACCGCTGTTGCCGACGATGCGCAGCTTGAGGTCGGAGAGGGCCTCGACGGTGGCCTCTGACCTCAGCTCCGCCCCGGAGCGCGAGAGGCCGACGATCTCGGCCGGTTCCTCGTCACGCCCGATGCGCTTGCCCTCGAGGACGGTGAACACCGCCCCGAGCGGCGGATCGACCGGCCAGAACGCCTCGGCCCGCCGCTCGAGGTGGAGGCACGGCGCCTCCTCGAGGCCGAGCAGGTCGTGGACGCGGACCGGCTCGGGGAAGCCCTTCGCCCTGACGGAGAGCGAGCCCCCCGTCACGACCCCTTCTCCCGCCTCCGCGAGCGTCTTCTCCGAGATGAGGACCTGGCCGCCGCAGGTGTAGCTCTCGATGCGCGCCGTCAGGTTCACGTGCCCCCCCACCGCCCCGTACTTGGCCCTCTTCTCCGACCCGATGTTCCCGACGACGACGTCGCCCGTATGGACGGCGATCCCCATCTCGACCGCGGGAAGCCCCTCGTCGCGGTTCCGGCCGTTGACGCGGTCCATTCCCTTCTGCATCGCGAGGGCGCAGGCGACGGCCCGCCGCGCGTCGTCCGCCCGGGTCACGGGCGCCCCGAAGAAGCCGAGAACCGAGTCTCCGATGAACTCGTCGATCGTCCCGTCGTGGGCGAGGATGACCTCGGCCATCGTTCCGAGGTAGTTGTTGATGACCCGTACGACCTGCTCCGGCGCGAGCCGCTCGGCCATCGCCGAGAAGCCCCTCAGGTCGGACATGAGCATGGTCACCTTGCGCTTCTCGCCTCCGAGCCTCAGCCCGTCGGGCGACTCGAGGATCTCGGCTACGACGGCGTCGGAGAGGTAGCGGCCGAACGTCTCCTGGATGAAACGATTCCTCACCTTGAGCTGCTCGGCCAGCGCCTCGATCTCCACGACGTGCGCCTCGACGACGTCGTAGAGCCGCTTGGCCGCGAGCGAGGACTTCAGCCGCGCCCTGAGGAGCACCGGGTCGAAGGGCTTCGGCAGGTAGTCGGTCGCCCCCATCTCGATGCAGCGGACGACGTTCTCCATCTCCTCGAGGGCGGACACGACGATCACCGGCAGGGAGCGGAGGCGGCCGTCCTCCTTCATCGTGCGGAGGACCTCGAATCCGTCGAGGACCGGCATGACGAGGTCGAGGAGGACGACGTCGTACTCCCCGGTCCTCAGCGCCCGCAGCGCCTCGCGCCCGTTGCACGCCACGCCCGACGCGTAGCCCTGCGCCTCGAGGCTGCCGACGAGGATGGCCCGGTTCACGGGGTCGTCGTCGACGACGAGGACCCTCCCCGCGTGGGCCATCAGGGCATCCTCCGTTCGACCATTCCCGCCTCCGCGTCCGAAAGGGCGACGGTCGCGGTCTCCGCGTCCCGCCTCGCACATGCCGCGTTGAAACGATTCTAGGCCCGTCGCGCAGCGAAGCGCCACGGAACGTCCCGCCTCGGCTCGTCAGTCGGTTTCGGGTTGGCCGGACCTCGACGTGACCTCATCCGGCGCCGGAGCTTCACGAAGCCGGTCTACACTCGCCCGGCGTGAGAATCGGAGAGCTCCTCGGTCCCGACGTCCTCGAGATCGTCCGCGACGACCCGGCGGCTCTGCGCGAGGGACTGCTCGAGTTCCACCCGGCCGACGTGGCCGACCTGCTCGCGGCGATTCCCAGGGAAGACCGGATCCCCGTGCTGGAGCAGCTCCACGAGGACCAGCTCGGCGGGGTCCTCTCCTACCTCGGGGGCGGCGTCCTCCGGATGGCGCTCACGCGCCTCCCGCCGTCCAAGATCGCCCAGGCCCTCGACTCGCTCGAGCCCGACGACTCCGCCCGCCTCCTCTCCTTCCTCCCGGAGGAGCGACGCCTTCCGGTGCTGAACCGGATGTCGGCGAAGGACGCCGCGGCCGCGCGCGGCCTGCTCGCCTGGGAACCCGGCACCGCGGGCCGCCTCATGACCGACCGGTTCGTGAAGGTCGGCCCCGACTGGACGGTCGCCGAGACGATGGCGCACCTGCGCAAGATCGACCCCGAGGTCGCCACCGTCGCCGACCTCTACGCCGTGAGCGAGAAGGGGCGTCTCGTCGGCGTCATGTCGCTCCGCAAGCTCCTCCCCGCCGAGCCCGAGAGGAGGGTCTGGGAGCTGATGACGCACGACGTCATCTCGGTCTCGCCCACGACCCCGCAGGAAGAGGTGGCCCGCCTCGTCTCCAAGTACGGCTTCAACGCGATGCCGGTCGTCAGCGAGGACGGGAAGGCGCTCGGGGTCGTCACCGTCGACGACGTCGTCGACGTCCTCGTCGCCCGCGAGACCGAGGCCGCGCTCGCGATGGGCGCGGTCGCCGCGCCGAGCGACCCGGACGAGAAGCACGAGTTCGACTACTTCGGCGCCCCGCTCACCCGCGTCGTGAGGAGCCGGCTCGGCTGGCTCCTCCTTCTGTTCATCGGGGGCACGCTGACCGGCACCGTCCTGCAGCACTTCGAGGGGGAGCTGTCGAAGGTCGTCGCCCTCTCGTTCTTCATACCGCTCATCATCGGCACCGGGGGCAACGCCGGGAGCCAGACCGTCTCCACCATCATCCGCGCGATGGCGCTCAAGCAGGTCCACGTGAAGGACGTTCTCCGCGTCGCCGTCCGGGAGATGAGCTCGGGCCTGATCCTCGGCGGCATCCTCTGCGCCGTCGCCATCGCGCGGGTCTCGCTCTGGGGGGTCGGTCCGAGCCTGGCGCTCACGGTGGGGCTGACCGTCCTGGCCGTCTGCATCTGGGCGAACGCGATGGGGGCCCTCGTGCCGCTCCTGGCCGAGAGGTTCCACTTCGACCCGACGGTCGCTTCGGCCCCTCTCATCGCGACCCTCGTCGACGCGACGGGCCTCGCGATCTACATGGCCATCGCCAAGGCGGTCCTGAGGGAGATCTGACGGACCCCCGGACGCACGACCGCCGCCGGCAAGACCGGCGGCGGCGGGGTCCGAAACGGAATCGGGTACGGCGCTACTTCTTGCCGCCCTTCTTCATCATCTCTTCCATCATCTTCCGCTGCTCGGGCGTGAGGTTCTTCATGGCGTCTTCCATCTGCTTCTGCTGCTCGGGAGACATCATCGTGCCCATCATGCTCGTCTCCTTGTAGCCCGCCGGAACCTCGAACGTCGAGGCCGGCAGGGAGCGCTTCTCGGCCTTCACGAGCTCCCACTTCATCGACGCCTCGGCCTTCCCCTTCTCGCGCATGATCATGCGGATCGGCATTCCCTCGAGACCGTTGGCCTTCAGCGCGATCTCCAGACCCTGCCCCCCCGCTCCGCGCCGGGCCGAGTTGAACATCGAGGCGGGTCCGAGGATCTCCTTCGAGATGCAGACCTCGTTCTCCGACGTCTCGCCTTCCTGGGCCACGAGCGCCTTCTGGCACGCGAAGCCGGCGACGCTGTCGGGGCCGAGGCGCTTCACCGTCCACTTCTTGTCCTGCTCCGACCTGGGAAGGCTCTTCTGCATCTCCTTCACGTCGATCCGCGCGTAGCTCCTCTGCGCGTCGTTGATCATGTAGGAGATGTCGGGCTCGGCCGTTCGGGTCAGCACGACCATCTTCATGCCGCCGCCCTGAGCCTGCTGGAGCTGGGCGTTCGTCATCTCGATCTGCATCCGCGCACCCGCCTTGCCGATGAGCGCCTTCGACGAGCCGTTCATGTCCTTGCCGCTGATCTTCATGTCGAGGACGCCTTCCCACTGCGCGGCGGCCGAGAGCGGGAGGACGAGAAGAACGGCGAGGGAAAACCGGAGGATCGTCTTCACGGGAATCTCCTTTCGCGAATGCGAGGGTGTGCGGTCGAATCGAACCGAAAGTCTACTCCCCGCATCGCCGGTGGCGCGTGACCGCCAGCACCCCCGAGCGTCGCCGGGGTCGCCGCGCCGGGCCCCGGTCGCGCAGAATGGGCCCATGCCCCGCCGCACGCCGGACGAGCTGAAGACCTACGACGCCTCCTACTACGACCGCTGGTACCACGACCCGCGGACCCGCGTCACCGCCCGGACGCTCGTCCGCCGGAAGGCAGCCCTCGCCGTGGCGGCGACGGAGCAGCTCCTCGAGCACCCCGTCCGCAACGTCCTGGACGTCGGCTGCGGCGAGGCGCCCTGGCGCGGCGCGCTCCTTCACCTGAGGCCCCGCCTGCGCTACACCGGCGTCGACCCGAGCGCGTGGGCCGCCCGGCGGTGGGGGGAGAGCCGTGGCGTCCTCCGCGGCGGCCTCTCCGACCTCGAGAGCCTCCCGCTGCGCGGGCCATTCGACCTCGTCGTCTGCTCCGACGTCCTGCACTACGTTCCCGACGCCGGTGTGCGCCGGGGCGTCGCCACGATGACCGGCCTCGCCCGGGGCCTGCTCTGGCTGGAGGCGTTCACGTCGGAGGACGACTTCGAGGGGGACGTGGAGGGCTTCCGGCCCCGCCCGGCAAGCTGGTACCGCTCGACCTTCAGGCGCGCCGGACTCGTTCCGCTCGGGCTCTGGCTCCACGCCTCCCCCGCCGTGGCGCACCGCGTCGCGGCGCTGGAGAGGAGCGGCTGATCAGACCCGGCGCGGCCGAACCGCGAAGGCGTCGCGTGCGGCCGCCCGCACGGCCTCGACCATGCTCACCGCGCTCGCGCGGCCGGTCCCGGCGATGTCGAAGGCCGTGCCGTGGTCGACCGACGTCCGGAGGAACGGCAGCCCGCAGGTGATCGAGACCGTCCGCTCGAAGTCGTACATCTTCGCGGCGATGTGCCCCTGGTCGTGGTAGAGCGAGAGGACGGCGTCGAAGCGCCCCTGGGCCGCGTGCCAGAAGACCGAGTCGGCCGGAAGCGGCCCGTGCGCGTCGATTCCCTCCGCGCGCGCCGCCGCCACCGCCGGCACCAGCTCGCGCTCTTCCTCGTCGCCGAAGAGGCCGTGCTCGCCGCCGTGAGGGTTCAGCGCGGCGACGGCAAGCCGGGGAGACGCGACGCCCAGCGTCCGAAGGGCCGCGGCGGCGCGCCGGAGGACGTCGAGCGTCCGCTCGGCCGTGATGCGCCGGATCGCCTCGGCGAGCGAGAGATGGCGCGTGAGGAAGAAGATCCGGAGCCCCTTGACCTCGAACAGGGTGAGCGGGTCGGGCGTCGCGGTCCGCTCGCCGAAGATCTCGGTGTGGCCGATCTGGGAGACCCCCGCGGCACGGAAGGCTTCCTTGTTGACCGGCGCGGTCGCGACGGCGTCGACCTCGCGCGCGAGGGCGAGGTCGATGGCGACGCGGATCGACTCGAACGCCGCACGGCCAGCCGCCGCCTGGATGCGCCCCCACTCGATGCCGTCGAACCCGTATGCCGGCACGTCGACGACCTCGGCTGTCCCGAATATCCCCGCCGCCTCTGCGGGCCTGCCGATCGGCACGACCTCGAGCGAGACGCCGGTCGTCCCGAGCGCCCGATCGACGAAGCGCCGGTCGCCGACGACGACGGGAATGCAGACGTCGTGAAGCGCGCCGGTGGAGAGGGCCCGGACGACGATTTCCGGCCCGACCGACGCCGGGTCTCCGAGGGTGATGGCGACGACGGGGCGGGAGTGAGGCATCGAATTCGCTTCCCGGAGGATGATCCCATGCGG
Proteins encoded in this window:
- the proB gene encoding glutamate 5-kinase, which encodes MNPEIEFPAARLAAARARVSAARRVVVKVGTNVVMGDDGALALGRLYGLIEAVAGERRKGREMVVVSSGAVGLGAQRLGLSGKPKTLALKQACAAIGQGRLMSIWSDAFEKVGVTAAQVLLTEDDFSSRGRYLALRATLEELISLGVVPVLNENDTVGTAELEAPAGHVFGDNDKLSALVASKVGADLLVILSDVDGLHTANPARNRLARRIPVVAEVSPRVRALAEGAGARGRGGMATKLEAAAIATASGALAVVASGRRPGVLEEILAGGDAGTLFLPKSTLTGKRRWIAWAALPAGAIHVNDGARAALVTGKASLLPAGVTALEGEFEKGTS
- a CDS encoding hydroxyacid dehydrogenase: MKILIADAFDDSLPGRLSPFGEVTQEAAKIAEAEVLLVRSKTKVTKEYLDAAPNLQLIIRGGVGLDNIDVEAARSKGIEVRNTPRASSIAVAELTMALMMTVPNRIIEGHNGIKEGKFLKKELKRTELYGKTLGLLGAGLIGTEVARRALAFGMRVVAHDHYISNHALAEMVEDDHELFALSDYISIHLPLTPETKGMIDKNAIAKMKDGVILVNTARGKVVVEEDLAEALKSGKVRAYATDVFYSDPPDPSCPLLTAPNVVMTPHIGGSSKENLLRIGDNVIDILKKWKR
- a CDS encoding DUF2752 domain-containing protein; the encoded protein is MVSRRRSRGDDGVTEPGEAAAGDPRRPAAVQLGFLWGAAAACAAALALAAPGLVSRAASALPPCLAKALTGVPCPGCGSGRATLALARLDLPAAFVWNPLFSLAALLFVAGGAVALALALSGRGVPAPRTASPFGPRWFSRSSRTGPGWSSTGDEALPRPVSGREAGPRPPPPRRRRPEEVRARSVRPVARRAPRPPRPRGARRVVPGRPAPPRPRGRRSRATRRPSTSGSEASARGSGATSRRPPSRRGTRRPWRSGTPPRRALPRPSGEGPAAGRPTRAGRGGPRRTPRRARRPCSRHSALRGRARRPART
- a CDS encoding YIP1 family protein, giving the protein MSSDIPGIPPPPTPPLPPPPPPPYGAVPQEGLPWERRAELGFVNAFLETIKLFITNPADAWQRTKEKGDYAEPLIFAILVSWIGIAVSSVWSGLFGQAWTAFLPPEMKEKLGGAMATNAGALLIQVGLAPILVLIGLFVGAAIYHVSFLIVGATKDSTSGFEGTFRAVSYASVSNLANVIPFVGGLVAVVWNLILMVMGAVRMHRTTQGKAIAGVLIPFAVCCVCIVVVVAVVIGGLAAAFAGR
- a CDS encoding NAD(P)H-binding protein, whose product is MENQDLTPFLVAGASGLVGSALVRRLLADGTGPGVVAVVRRPLGGAGGRLTEVVADFGRLEAVAVPSVRTALCALGTTIARAGSESAFRAVDVDAVAAFARLARRAGATRFLLVSALGADPRSRVFYNRTKGEAEEAVKSVGFDGVALFRPSLLVGERADSRPAERAAIVASGLVSWAMAGPLARWKPVPAEVVAAAMVAVAGGRLTGVRIVENDEIHRLGA
- a CDS encoding transposase, producing MARPLRLEHPGAIWHVTARGNERGDVFRDDVDREEFLSVLGRTVSLYGWRLHAYVLMGNHYHLLVETPEPTLSRGMRDLNGVTTQRFNRRHGRAGHLFEGRFKAILVERDAHLLEVARYVVLNPVKVGFARTAASWPWSSYKATAGLVEGPEWLDTAWTLEQFGRRPAEARRRYVAFVAEGKGSGYDPWSQLRGQVFLGSEEFSREAGRKANRKSAAKEVPRAQREPVTRAPEEVAAVFAASRKIALEQMAAAPRKHLVDRALLAWALRSRSRAPLAAIAGLLGVGVAQASVLVRRGETLAGQDAKLAAFVEKL
- a CDS encoding response regulator, with product MAHAGRVLVVDDDPVNRAILVGSLEAQGYASGVACNGREALRALRTGEYDVVLLDLVMPVLDGFEVLRTMKEDGRLRSLPVIVVSALEEMENVVRCIEMGATDYLPKPFDPVLLRARLKSSLAAKRLYDVVEAHVVEIEALAEQLKVRNRFIQETFGRYLSDAVVAEILESPDGLRLGGEKRKVTMLMSDLRGFSAMAERLAPEQVVRVINNYLGTMAEVILAHDGTIDEFIGDSVLGFFGAPVTRADDARRAVACALAMQKGMDRVNGRNRDEGLPAVEMGIAVHTGDVVVGNIGSEKRAKYGAVGGHVNLTARIESYTCGGQVLISEKTLAEAGEGVVTGGSLSVRAKGFPEPVRVHDLLGLEEAPCLHLERRAEAFWPVDPPLGAVFTVLEGKRIGRDEEPAEIVGLSRSGAELRSEATVEALSDLKLRIVGNSGLLAGDLYAKVVPVSDGLPGLTRLRFTSVPVELEPLLSRLGSGLDFLL